In Anopheles gambiae chromosome 2, idAnoGambNW_F1_1, whole genome shotgun sequence, a single window of DNA contains:
- the LOC1276357 gene encoding G-protein coupled receptor 52 isoform X1, whose product MLISPVSVSGVTMHGLSHLQTGSTLEALTQATIILILAVAIVISNLIVVATYLNFKGPHEVINYYLLSLAVADLLCGLFIVSLSVYPAFSGEWIYGDVVCRMVGYLEVTLWSISVYTFMWISVDRYLAVRKPLRYETIQTKTRCQCWMAFTWISAAMLCCPPLLGYNEANYSKTTNICMLEWGNMAAYSATLAILVLGPSVISIVYNYGYIFTMMRKVRSGAPIHDKEYATALAENLANPSHCMSFALVFSFWISWAPYIGLRIYELVSGETIDNPLLHFGAVWIGILNSFWKIIIMTSMSQQFRLLVRLLFLTICCKTKGRLQAELIGLDPDD is encoded by the exons ATGCTTATCTCGCCCGTCTCTGTTTCAGGAGTTACGATGCATGGGCTGAGTCACCTGCAAACCGGCTCAACCCTGGAGGCGCTCACGCAGGCCACGATCATCCTCATCCTAGCGGTCGCCATCGTCATCTCGAACCTCATCGTAGTAGCTACATATCTTAACTTTAAGG GACCTCATGAGGTTATAAACTATTACCTGCTATCGCTAGCGGTCGCCGACCTGCTGTGCGGTCTGTTCATCGTTTCGCTCTCGGTGTATCCGGCCTTCAGCGGAGAATGGATATACGGCGACGTGGTGTGCCGGATGGTCGGCTACCTGGAGGTGACGCTCTGGTCGATCTCGGTCTACACCTTCATGTGGATCTCGGTCGATCGCTATCTGGCGGTGCGGAAGCCACTGCGCTACGAAACGATCCAAACCAAGACGAG ATGCCAATGCTGGATGGCGTTCACGTGGATCTCGGCAGCCATGCTTTGCTGTCCACCGCTGCTCGGCTACAACGAGGCCAACTACAGTAAAACCACCAACATCTGTATGCTCGAGTGGGGCAACATGGCGGCTTATAGCGCAACGCTGGCAATCCTAGTCCTGGGGCCGAGTGTCATCTCGATCGTCTACAACTACGGCTACATCTTCACGATGATGCGCAAAGTGCGATCGGGTGCACCGATCCACGATAAGGAGTACGCCACGGCGCTCGCCGAGAACCTAGCGAACCCCAGTCACTGCATGTCGTTCGCATTGGTGTTTTCCTTCTGGATCTCGTGGGCACCGTACATTGGGTTGCGCATCTACGAGCTGGTGTCCGGGGAGACGATCGACAATCCGCTGCTGCACTTCGGCGCCGTCTGGATCGGCATCCTCAACTCGTTCTGGAAGATCATCATCATGACGAGCATGTCGCAGCAGTTCCGGCTGCTGGTGCGGCTCCTCTTCCTCACGATCTGCTGCAAGACGAAGGGCCGGCTGCAGGCGGAGCTGATCGGGCTGGATCCGGACGACTAA
- the LOC1276357 gene encoding G-protein coupled receptor 52 isoform X2, with translation MHGLSHLQTGSTLEALTQATIILILAVAIVISNLIVVATYLNFKGPHEVINYYLLSLAVADLLCGLFIVSLSVYPAFSGEWIYGDVVCRMVGYLEVTLWSISVYTFMWISVDRYLAVRKPLRYETIQTKTRCQCWMAFTWISAAMLCCPPLLGYNEANYSKTTNICMLEWGNMAAYSATLAILVLGPSVISIVYNYGYIFTMMRKVRSGAPIHDKEYATALAENLANPSHCMSFALVFSFWISWAPYIGLRIYELVSGETIDNPLLHFGAVWIGILNSFWKIIIMTSMSQQFRLLVRLLFLTICCKTKGRLQAELIGLDPDD, from the exons ATGCATGGGCTGAGTCACCTGCAAACCGGCTCAACCCTGGAGGCGCTCACGCAGGCCACGATCATCCTCATCCTAGCGGTCGCCATCGTCATCTCGAACCTCATCGTAGTAGCTACATATCTTAACTTTAAGG GACCTCATGAGGTTATAAACTATTACCTGCTATCGCTAGCGGTCGCCGACCTGCTGTGCGGTCTGTTCATCGTTTCGCTCTCGGTGTATCCGGCCTTCAGCGGAGAATGGATATACGGCGACGTGGTGTGCCGGATGGTCGGCTACCTGGAGGTGACGCTCTGGTCGATCTCGGTCTACACCTTCATGTGGATCTCGGTCGATCGCTATCTGGCGGTGCGGAAGCCACTGCGCTACGAAACGATCCAAACCAAGACGAG ATGCCAATGCTGGATGGCGTTCACGTGGATCTCGGCAGCCATGCTTTGCTGTCCACCGCTGCTCGGCTACAACGAGGCCAACTACAGTAAAACCACCAACATCTGTATGCTCGAGTGGGGCAACATGGCGGCTTATAGCGCAACGCTGGCAATCCTAGTCCTGGGGCCGAGTGTCATCTCGATCGTCTACAACTACGGCTACATCTTCACGATGATGCGCAAAGTGCGATCGGGTGCACCGATCCACGATAAGGAGTACGCCACGGCGCTCGCCGAGAACCTAGCGAACCCCAGTCACTGCATGTCGTTCGCATTGGTGTTTTCCTTCTGGATCTCGTGGGCACCGTACATTGGGTTGCGCATCTACGAGCTGGTGTCCGGGGAGACGATCGACAATCCGCTGCTGCACTTCGGCGCCGTCTGGATCGGCATCCTCAACTCGTTCTGGAAGATCATCATCATGACGAGCATGTCGCAGCAGTTCCGGCTGCTGGTGCGGCTCCTCTTCCTCACGATCTGCTGCAAGACGAAGGGCCGGCTGCAGGCGGAGCTGATCGGGCTGGATCCGGACGACTAA